The segment TGGTGGTCATCTGCTCCTTGTTGCAAGGGACAAACAGGTTGAAGAAAGTGGAGTTAGTGGGTAGAGGAGAAATGGAGGCGTAGCATCGGTCCAGGAGCACATTGTACTGGGAGGTCAGGTTGGTGGCCTTGACTTGCGCATAGACTTTGGTTCTCAGCTCAAGACCCAGTTTCGGAATGACCATGGGAGTAGTGTAGTTGACATCACTGAAGAGTTCAAGTCTCAAAGTGCTGATGAAACTACCATTGTTGTCCTTCACTGCAATGGAGGATGCTGACACATCAATTAGGGTGTTGTTGATCAGGTACTCTAGGGGATAGGCACAGGAGTAATAATACTTCAACTCAGTGTTGTAAGTGACTGTCCCTATGGTGGGATCATATGATCGGACCACACCGCTGATGTTGACTGTCTGGATGTTGGAGAAGTCAGAAAATATCCCTGTGCCTGGAGCGCTGGTTGTCCTGAAGAGGCTGCCACAAGAATTGGTCGTGTTGAGGGTTAATTCAAACCTCAAGACCGGTGGAGTCACATTTCTATCCACGGTTCCCTTGCAGGCTGGGTCATTCATGATGTTGTTGAGGATAAGCAGGGACTCGTTGTAACCAGTGTAAATGGCAGGGCAGATGAGGATGGCCAGACCAATAGATTTGGTGCCGCAAGTTACTGAGATATCAGTGTATGCTGGGCGTCTTAAATTCAACCCACAGTCACTTAATTGTAGTTGACTGCTCTTTGCAACCATCATTGTCAAAACGAAAAAGCTGAGAAGCTGCATTTTTGCGTTCCTTGCTGTGTTCATATCTTGACTGGGACATTAAAATGTGTCCTTTGCTGTTTGTCTCCTGCTTTTTGATTCTATTGAGATGTATGGAGTTGCTTTTATAGCCATGCAGGGTTTCTTGGGATTGGACAGAAACAAGGTCAAAGCCGCTCCGTGT is part of the Oncorhynchus gorbuscha isolate QuinsamMale2020 ecotype Even-year linkage group LG09, OgorEven_v1.0, whole genome shotgun sequence genome and harbors:
- the LOC124042972 gene encoding zona pellucida-like domain-containing protein 1, whose product is MNTARNAKMQLLSFFVLTMMVAKSSQLQLSDCGLNLRRPAYTDISVTCGTKSIGLAILICPAIYTGYNESLLILNNIMNDPACKGTVDRNVTPPVLRFELTLNTTNSCGSLFRTTSAPGTGIFSDFSNIQTVNISGVVRSYDPTIGTVTYNTELKYYYSCAYPLEYLINNTLIDVSASSIAVKDNNGSFISTLRLELFSDVNYTTPMVIPKLGLELRTKVYAQVKATNLTSQYNVLLDRCYASISPLPTNSTFFNLFVPCNKEQMTTMHENGNSHNARFSFPAFRFIEQQNETVSTYFLHCITRLCEKSTCSTFMQCNKRRRRSAVPAPEVGVTEYKTLTSPPITTKAESIVASKEQLMGSNNSNSTSGLAVTVGFLAFACIIAIVIAAVFYKRLNH